A region from the Brevibacterium paucivorans genome encodes:
- a CDS encoding NAD(P)H-quinone oxidoreductase yields the protein MRSITAPQPGGPDALKLSDSPVPSAQPGEVVVKVEAAGVNRADVLQRMGFYTPPAGATQILGLEAAGTVHQVGDGVEEWQVGDRVAVLLTGGGYAEYVPVPAGQVLPVPEGMSFIEAAALPEVVATVYSNVVMAAGLSEGDWLLVHGGASGIGTMAIQIAKHVGARVAVTVGSDDRARKCADLGADAVINYREEDFVERIREITGDGAGADGSAAARVPGADVILDIIGAKYLERNIQALSADGRLVIIGMQGGTKAQINLGDLLPLRRSVMGTTLRARPDEQKAHIVSEVRKHVWPAVASGKIRPIVDRVFALDDCVQAHEHMDQPHFGKIVLEVNP from the coding sequence ATGCGCTCGATTACAGCTCCTCAGCCGGGCGGTCCAGACGCCCTGAAACTTTCCGATTCCCCCGTTCCCTCCGCCCAGCCTGGCGAGGTTGTTGTGAAGGTGGAGGCCGCTGGTGTGAACCGCGCCGACGTCCTCCAGCGCATGGGCTTTTACACTCCCCCTGCGGGCGCCACGCAGATCCTGGGCCTCGAAGCCGCCGGGACCGTCCACCAGGTTGGTGACGGGGTTGAGGAGTGGCAGGTGGGTGACCGGGTGGCCGTGTTGCTCACCGGTGGCGGGTACGCGGAGTACGTGCCGGTCCCAGCAGGGCAGGTTTTGCCTGTGCCTGAAGGGATGAGTTTTATAGAGGCTGCGGCCCTACCCGAGGTCGTTGCCACCGTGTACTCCAATGTCGTCATGGCGGCGGGGTTGAGTGAGGGCGACTGGCTTTTGGTCCACGGGGGCGCGTCCGGGATTGGCACCATGGCCATCCAGATTGCGAAACACGTGGGGGCGCGCGTAGCGGTAACAGTTGGCAGTGACGACCGTGCGCGCAAGTGCGCTGATCTGGGCGCCGACGCAGTGATCAACTACCGCGAAGAAGACTTTGTTGAGCGGATTCGTGAGATCACGGGTGACGGTGCAGGTGCGGACGGTTCTGCGGCTGCGCGTGTTCCGGGCGCGGATGTCATTTTGGACATCATTGGTGCGAAGTATCTGGAGCGCAACATTCAGGCGCTTTCGGCTGACGGCCGTTTGGTCATCATTGGCATGCAGGGCGGAACCAAGGCCCAGATTAACCTTGGTGACCTGCTCCCCTTGCGGCGTTCGGTCATGGGGACTACGTTGCGTGCGCGTCCAGACGAGCAAAAAGCACATATTGTTTCTGAAGTGCGCAAACACGTGTGGCCGGCCGTGGCCAGTGGCAAGATTCGCCCCATTGTGGATCGCGTGTTTGCGCTTGACGATTGCGTGCAAGCGCACGAACACATGGACCAGCCACACTTTGGCAAGATCGTTTTGGAGGTAAACCCGTGA